From a region of the Candidatus Acidiferrales bacterium genome:
- the coaD gene encoding pantetheine-phosphate adenylyltransferase, giving the protein MRLVTAAGNPVLAIYPGSFDPVTNGHLDLIGRGAKIFDRLTVAILRNMEKDPLFTVSERLEMLREVTRPWPNVEVDVFEGLLMDYARRKNAHVVLRGIRAVSDYEYELQMALMNRKLEPKIETVFMMPAEAYSYLSSRLVREIARLGGSVKDLVPQVVEERLKAKVI; this is encoded by the coding sequence ATGCGGCTCGTGACTGCCGCAGGAAATCCAGTACTGGCAATTTATCCGGGGTCGTTCGACCCTGTCACCAACGGACATCTTGATTTGATCGGCCGGGGTGCGAAGATCTTCGACCGCCTGACCGTCGCCATTCTTCGCAATATGGAGAAGGACCCACTGTTCACGGTAAGTGAGCGGCTGGAAATGCTGCGGGAAGTGACGCGACCGTGGCCGAATGTCGAAGTGGATGTGTTCGAAGGACTGCTGATGGATTACGCGAGGCGAAAAAATGCTCATGTCGTGCTGCGTGGCATTCGCGCCGTTTCGGACTATGAATATGAGTTGCAGATGGCGCTGATGAACCGCAAGCTGGAGCCGAAAATCGAAACTGTTTTCATGATGCCCGCGGAAGCGTACAGCTATTTGAGCTCGCGGCTTGTACGCGAAATCGCGCGGCTCGGCGGGTCAGTGAAGGATCTGGTGCCGCAAGTTGTGGAAGAGCGTCTGAAAGCCAAGGTAATCTGA
- a CDS encoding pyridoxal phosphate-dependent aminotransferase, which translates to MELSERVKRIEPSATLAVLNEKEKLVARGIDVADFGPGEPDFPTPEHVKRAAIRAIEENKTKYTAAGGIMPLREAAVEWHAKYLGTSYGARQCVINVGGKHSLFNVIHALINPGDEVLILAPYWVSYPDMVKCADGTPVIVETDAKEGFIARAAMIEKAITPRTKILIINSPSNPTGAVIPEDEFAKILEVAKKHNVALLSDECYSHFVYGKARPFSIASLPGAKDHVIISGSLSKTFAMTGWRMGYTLAPQSVADAVLKLQSQSTSNPTSIAQYAALEALRGGMESTDKMIAEFAKRRARIIAGLREIPGVTCHEPDGSFYVFPNVAAAASGMNTVKLAKELLEQAHVAVIPGDAFGAPGYLRISYATSMETIEEGLRRLNIFFRAQTAAVSSAANHG; encoded by the coding sequence ATGGAGCTATCGGAGCGTGTAAAGCGCATTGAACCTTCGGCGACACTGGCCGTCTTGAACGAAAAAGAGAAGCTCGTAGCACGTGGAATCGACGTAGCCGACTTTGGGCCGGGCGAGCCGGATTTTCCGACGCCCGAACACGTCAAACGCGCCGCCATTCGCGCCATCGAGGAAAACAAGACGAAATACACGGCCGCGGGCGGCATCATGCCTCTGCGGGAGGCGGCCGTGGAATGGCACGCGAAATATCTGGGCACAAGTTACGGCGCGAGACAATGCGTTATCAACGTTGGAGGAAAGCACTCGCTCTTCAACGTGATTCACGCGCTGATCAATCCGGGAGATGAGGTCTTGATCCTCGCACCATACTGGGTGAGCTATCCAGACATGGTGAAATGTGCGGATGGGACTCCGGTCATTGTGGAAACGGATGCCAAGGAAGGATTTATCGCACGCGCGGCGATGATCGAAAAGGCGATCACGCCGAGAACGAAAATCCTGATCATCAATTCGCCATCGAATCCAACGGGCGCAGTAATTCCCGAGGATGAATTCGCAAAAATTCTCGAAGTGGCAAAGAAGCACAACGTCGCGCTGCTCTCCGACGAGTGCTATTCGCACTTTGTCTATGGAAAGGCGCGGCCTTTTTCGATCGCGAGCTTGCCTGGGGCAAAAGACCACGTGATTATTTCCGGCTCGCTTTCGAAGACTTTTGCGATGACTGGATGGCGCATGGGCTACACACTTGCCCCGCAGTCAGTTGCGGATGCAGTGCTGAAACTGCAGAGCCAGTCAACTTCGAACCCCACATCGATCGCGCAGTACGCGGCGCTTGAAGCGCTGCGTGGCGGGATGGAAAGCACGGATAAAATGATTGCCGAGTTCGCAAAGCGGCGCGCGAGAATCATCGCCGGCTTGCGAGAGATTCCTGGCGTGACCTGCCACGAGCCGGATGGCAGCTTCTATGTGTTTCCGAACGTGGCTGCGGCAGCCTCGGGGATGAACACGGTAAAACTGGCGAAAGAACTGCTCGAGCAAGCGCACGTCGCCGTGATTCCAGGCGATGCGTTCGGAGCACCCGGCTACCTCCGGATCTCTTACGCAACTTCGATGGAAACGATCGAAGAAGGCTTGCGGCGGCTCAATATTTTTTTTCGCGCCCAGACGGCAGCGGTGAGTTCCGCGGCGAACCACGGATAA
- a CDS encoding type I phosphomannose isomerase catalytic subunit, which translates to MALRPVRLEPIFVPRIWGARNLAPLFPEMKSLREPIGEVWLTGNECRFAGGPFAGQKLGETWPQMSEEWAGENARRDKPFPVLVKFLFPEDKLSVQVHPDDEYAAKNEAAAGGVGKTEMWYVISARPGAEVRVGLRESTTRGGFRRAIAEGNAEEHVERVAVQAGDAIFVPAGTVHTIGPGMILCEVQENSDLTYRVYDYNRRTVEGKLRELHVEKAMDVIRFGKQQSGKVGQELREDSSSGITILADCPYFSVVKHTISESRYLVKPKGRLEIIVILEGRGELCTNLNDERVEYGPAEAWVIPAAVRDCIYDPQKTTTLLSIAAP; encoded by the coding sequence GTGGCGCTGCGGCCGGTTCGGCTCGAACCGATATTTGTTCCGCGCATTTGGGGGGCGCGAAATCTCGCGCCTCTTTTTCCAGAGATGAAATCCCTCCGCGAGCCGATCGGAGAAGTGTGGCTGACGGGAAATGAGTGCCGATTCGCTGGCGGACCGTTTGCGGGCCAGAAGCTTGGCGAGACTTGGCCACAGATGAGCGAGGAATGGGCGGGAGAAAATGCGCGGCGTGACAAGCCTTTCCCTGTGCTGGTGAAATTCCTTTTCCCGGAAGACAAACTTTCTGTCCAGGTCCATCCAGATGATGAATACGCTGCGAAAAACGAAGCAGCGGCAGGCGGAGTCGGAAAAACGGAAATGTGGTACGTGATTTCGGCGCGGCCTGGCGCGGAAGTGCGCGTCGGTTTGCGCGAATCGACGACGCGCGGAGGGTTTCGCCGGGCAATTGCAGAGGGAAATGCGGAGGAGCATGTCGAACGAGTTGCGGTGCAAGCGGGCGATGCGATTTTTGTGCCGGCTGGTACTGTGCACACGATCGGCCCGGGAATGATTCTTTGTGAGGTCCAGGAGAACTCGGACTTAACCTATCGGGTCTATGATTACAACCGACGAACAGTGGAAGGAAAACTGCGCGAACTGCACGTTGAGAAAGCCATGGACGTGATTCGCTTCGGCAAGCAGCAAAGCGGCAAAGTGGGGCAAGAGTTACGCGAAGATTCTTCTTCTGGAATCACGATTCTCGCAGATTGTCCGTACTTTAGCGTCGTGAAGCACACTATCAGCGAGTCGCGATACTTGGTTAAACCTAAGGGGCGCCTTGAAATCATTGTAATTCTTGAAGGGCGCGGCGAGCTATGCACGAACTTGAATGACGAGCGCGTCGAATACGGACCAGCGGAAGCATGGGTCATTCCTGCGGCAGTCAGGGATTGCATCTATGATCCGCAAAAGACGACGACGCTGCTATCAATCGCAGCTCCTTAG
- a CDS encoding mannose-1-phosphate guanylyltransferase: MTKSKNTNVCAVLLAGGRGTRFWPRSRTRSPKQLLDIVSTKTMLRETADRVAPLFKPNQLWAVTNAEQIAAVRCELPRVPGSQILAEPVGRNTAAAIGLAAIHIAHAGGDAIMAVLPADHYVANAARYRKIVRAAMEIARKQGNLVVLGIPPTRPETGFGYIERTDAAERARGFSVHRVRRFTEKPQFEIAEKYVKSGRYFWNAGMFFWRVSTFFECLRKYLPKAWSALGELQQSIGTPNYSRALKKIYPRLENISVDYAIMELATRRGSTESVYVLPAAKIGWSDIGSWAAVYELLVQRKEANVAAGDSYTLDASGNFLWSPKKFVAAIGVRNLIVVETADALLVCPRERAQDVGKAVKWLEEKRRDELL, translated from the coding sequence ATGACGAAAAGCAAAAATACCAATGTGTGTGCGGTGCTTCTGGCTGGAGGGCGTGGAACACGGTTCTGGCCGCGAAGCCGCACGCGCTCGCCGAAGCAATTGCTCGACATTGTGAGCACGAAGACTATGCTGCGCGAGACGGCCGATCGCGTGGCACCGCTCTTCAAGCCGAATCAGCTGTGGGCGGTTACAAACGCTGAGCAAATTGCTGCGGTTCGGTGCGAATTGCCCCGTGTGCCAGGCAGCCAGATTTTGGCCGAGCCAGTTGGGCGGAATACTGCGGCAGCGATTGGTCTGGCTGCGATTCACATCGCGCATGCCGGTGGCGACGCGATCATGGCTGTGTTGCCGGCGGATCATTACGTCGCGAACGCGGCACGCTATCGCAAGATTGTCCGCGCGGCGATGGAGATCGCGAGAAAACAAGGAAACTTGGTCGTGCTGGGAATTCCGCCGACACGGCCGGAAACAGGATTTGGGTACATCGAGCGAACGGACGCAGCGGAGCGAGCGCGGGGATTTTCAGTGCACCGGGTGAGGCGATTCACGGAAAAACCACAATTCGAGATCGCAGAAAAGTACGTGAAATCCGGACGATATTTCTGGAATGCGGGAATGTTTTTCTGGCGCGTCTCGACATTTTTCGAATGCTTGCGAAAATATTTGCCGAAGGCATGGAGCGCCCTGGGAGAGCTGCAGCAATCCATCGGTACGCCGAACTATTCGCGCGCACTCAAGAAAATCTATCCGCGGCTTGAGAATATTTCCGTGGATTACGCCATCATGGAGCTTGCGACAAGGCGTGGAAGCACGGAAAGCGTATACGTGCTGCCCGCTGCGAAAATCGGCTGGAGTGACATCGGCTCGTGGGCTGCGGTTTACGAGCTTCTGGTGCAAAGAAAAGAAGCAAATGTCGCGGCAGGGGATTCCTATACGCTGGATGCCAGTGGAAACTTCTTGTGGAGTCCGAAGAAATTTGTCGCTGCAATCGGTGTGCGGAATTTAATTGTAGTAGAAACTGCTGACGCGTTGCTCGTTTGCCCTCGCGAACGCGCTCAGGACGTGGGCAAAGCGGTGAAATGGCTCGAAGAAAAGCGCCGCGACGAGCTCCTGTAG